The Lactuca sativa cultivar Salinas chromosome 2, Lsat_Salinas_v11, whole genome shotgun sequence genome includes a window with the following:
- the LOC111916059 gene encoding phosphatidylinositol:ceramide inositolphosphotransferase 2-like isoform X1, whose protein sequence is MTTTNTRKEGYLGPLEYTSYADCYKQKFCLKIWATLSRLAARSVHYYHHLGPILQDSGFFLLYELGQERAYVSETLFTFVFLSFVLFQWFSLLLMELLKMREKSVKL, encoded by the exons ATGACAACAACAAATACTAGGAAAGAAGGGTATCTTGGTCCGCTTGAGTATACTTCATATGCTGATTGCTACAAGCAAAA GTTCTGTTTGAAGATTTGGGCAACTTTAAGCAG GCTGGCAGCTCGATCAGTTCATTATTATCATCATCTAGGACCAATTCTACAAGACTCCGGGTTCTTCTTGCTATAT GAACTTGGGCAGGAAAGAGCATATGTCAGTGAGACATTATTCACCTTTGTCTTCCTTTCCTTTGTCCTG TTCCAATGGTTTTCTTTATTACTGATGGAACTGTTGAAAATGAGAGAAAAATCTGTGAAGTTATAA
- the LOC111916059 gene encoding phosphatidylinositol:ceramide inositolphosphotransferase 3-like isoform X2 translates to MTTTNTRKEGYLGPLEYTSYADCYKQKFCLKIWATLSRLAARSVHYYHHLGPILQDSGFFLLYELGQERAYVSETLFTFVFLSFVLDHTAIITFCECLQ, encoded by the exons ATGACAACAACAAATACTAGGAAAGAAGGGTATCTTGGTCCGCTTGAGTATACTTCATATGCTGATTGCTACAAGCAAAA GTTCTGTTTGAAGATTTGGGCAACTTTAAGCAG GCTGGCAGCTCGATCAGTTCATTATTATCATCATCTAGGACCAATTCTACAAGACTCCGGGTTCTTCTTGCTATAT GAACTTGGGCAGGAAAGAGCATATGTCAGTGAGACATTATTCACCTTTGTCTTCCTTTCCTTTGTCCTG GATCATACTGCAATCATTACTTTTTGTGAATGCTTGCAATGA